From a single Candidatus Zixiibacteriota bacterium genomic region:
- a CDS encoding HU family DNA-binding protein, giving the protein MTKADLVERVAEKTGLTRTDVAVVVDNFLATVKKSLEAGHNIEIRGFGTFKIKLRKARKARNPRTGEVVPVPDRKVPVFKPSNEFKNMITKLPI; this is encoded by the coding sequence ATGACCAAGGCGGATCTGGTCGAAAGGGTTGCAGAAAAGACCGGGCTGACTAGAACTGATGTAGCCGTGGTGGTCGATAATTTCTTGGCAACTGTTAAGAAATCGCTGGAAGCGGGACACAACATTGAGATTCGGGGGTTTGGGACGTTCAAGATTAAACTAAGGAAGGCTCGCAAAGCGAGAAACCCTCGTACTGGTGAGGTAGTCCCGGTGCCCGACCGCAAAGTGCCGGTATTTAAACCTTCCAATGAATTTAAGAACATGATCACCAAACTGCCGATATAA
- the sppA gene encoding signal peptide peptidase SppA — translation MKRKTVVITVVILSCVIFFGFMGAMILVGIMGDVDNEFYSGFSGFGPNVAVVEIYGAVYDSRSFVRQIVRWTDDNSVKAIVLDINSPGGASVSFQEMYDAVLKARESGKIVVASLGTVAASGGYYVACAADRIVANPSTLTGSIGVIMSFPTAKKLLDKIGLKWETVKSGDLKDVGAMDRGMTPEEERMLQAVIDDTYEQFVEAVAEGRNRDKEEIYPLADGSIFTGRQAYNMGLVDTLGTYYDALDIAGELSGIGPKPDIVRERKRKPGLFDVLNQSLNLLERISGIENNQPGLLYQYK, via the coding sequence ATGAAAAGAAAAACAGTCGTTATCACGGTAGTTATTTTATCGTGCGTTATATTTTTCGGATTTATGGGCGCGATGATTTTAGTTGGCATTATGGGCGATGTTGATAATGAGTTTTATTCCGGATTTTCGGGGTTTGGGCCAAATGTCGCTGTAGTTGAAATTTATGGCGCTGTATATGATTCCCGAAGTTTCGTCCGGCAGATAGTTAGATGGACGGATGATAATTCAGTCAAAGCAATTGTCCTTGATATTAATTCGCCGGGAGGGGCGTCGGTTTCGTTTCAGGAAATGTATGATGCCGTACTAAAGGCCAGAGAATCGGGGAAAATAGTCGTGGCCAGTCTGGGAACAGTGGCCGCCTCGGGGGGATATTACGTCGCCTGCGCGGCCGATAGGATTGTGGCCAATCCCAGCACTTTAACCGGTTCAATTGGAGTAATAATGTCATTTCCGACGGCCAAGAAGCTACTGGATAAAATCGGATTGAAGTGGGAAACGGTTAAATCCGGGGATCTTAAAGATGTCGGGGCTATGGATAGGGGAATGACTCCTGAGGAAGAAAGAATGCTGCAAGCCGTTATTGACGATACATACGAGCAATTTGTCGAGGCGGTTGCGGAAGGCCGAAATCGAGATAAGGAGGAAATTTATCCTTTGGCGGACGGTTCGATTTTTACCGGACGGCAGGCTTACAATATGGGATTGGTAGATACCCTGGGTACTTATTACGACGCTTTGGATATTGCCGGTGAGCTTTCAGGAATTGGTCCCAAGCCGGATATTGTTAGAGAGCGCAAGCGGAAACCGGGATTGTTTGATGTTTTGAACCAATCACTTAATCTTCTGGAGCGAATTTCCGGTATTGAAAACAATCAACCGGGGCTATTGTACCAATATAAATGA